TTTAAATTACATTTTTTGCTATCTTTACAATGGCACATTAGCGTTTTTATACTAACTAATTCTGATGATGTTTTGAAGTAGCAGTTAAATTGCATAAAAAATGGATAACTTCTCTTTTTATTTGTGAGACTGATATCTAATGAAATGTTTTGATCCTTATGTGAGTGAATCTTATGTTATCCTGCATGTTGCATTGTTCGATAATATTTGATGCTACTATTAGAATTGATGAGAGATCTCCAGGTGCTGTATTTTCTGCGTGCCTTACATGCGATGGGGAATTTGTATTGCTGCATGCACACTTCAGCTGTGTGTGAACTGCGGTGATGATTTCAattaggtttagggtttatgtCAGCTATGTTGCATGAACTTATTATTTGGTTTCAGACACCATATATTTGATATAGTTCTTGTCAGTCTTTTACAATTAAGATATCTACATCATTCACCTCTAAATTAACCATTTAAGAATCGCAGGACACATGCATAGTAGGATAAATGAAGATTCAATGTAACATAGCAAACCCAGTTGCACTATGTACTTGTTTTCTATATTGATGAACTTAAGTCTTTTGTTGACTctcttttttctattttattatttcacaatGTGCAGGCGGTAAAGGTATACTTGGCAATTACCTTtttcttttactatttttttaGATCACTAATCTTGTGGAACTTAGATGCAAACTGTTTTTCTTTTTTGTCTAACTTTTCTTCCTGCTTTTATTTCTTTTGCTAAATGTCGAGTATTTTTTCTGCTCATGACAAACTTTTGTTTCCAAGTTGAGTTTTAATCAGAAAATTTTTGATATCTTTGCTGTTGATGATTTCAGGCAtgaaggatgaggttcatggaagATCTCAGCCAGGCCAGGCAGAGCCAAAAGGTTCCTTCCCTTTTCTCTACCTTCCTGGGTTATGTGTATAATGTCTTTCACTTTAATATTACAATTGTCatcttctaatttataatctggTTGTGCAGTGAAAAACAAGGAAGTAGTTGCTTTGGAAGATGCTGAAGCACAGGAAGAGATGGAAACAAATAAGAAGCGCCACTTGAATGTTGTGTTTATTGGTCATGTTGGTAGGTATTATTACTTTATAGTTTTGTTAAAGTTGGGTTGCATTACATATTAATTCCATTACGACCAGTGTAGGCTAAGCTAGGGAGACAGTTCAAAATTGTACTATCAACCTCTTAAGACcgttatttattatttgtttttgtgAGTTCAAATATATGAGCCAATTGTATGAATTCTCTCTAAAGCAGTTATAAGTTTAATATAACTAGGACCACCTGGTTAGAATTAAATTTGTGAACTTGCATAAATATAGTGCTACTTTTTCTTTTTGTATAATTCAGTGTTACCTTGAACCTATTGATTGTAGCCTCATAAAGAGAGTTTTAGTTTCAAGCTAATGCTGCTTATGGTGGACTAAAAGGATAAATAATTAACAGATTTCTAAGCTTCTAAATTAGAGATTTAAAAACACACCCACAAATGACAATGCCCAGTCTCTACTGATGAGTTGCAGTATGCCTTTTAAAACTTcacaaattaaaaagaaaaatgttaatttgtaattcatttttcctttttttcccaaaagaaattatCAAATACTGCTGGTTATCAATGTAATTTAGAATCCCTTTACAGAAGAATCTTGTTCAGTATAAAATAACTAAATGAGCTCCACTGTATGTTTTGAatctattttatttgatttttagatGCTGGTAAGTCTACAACTGGAGGCCAGATACTCTTCCTCAGTGGTCAGATCGATGACCGTACAATCCAGAAGTATGAGAAAGAAGCGAAGGATAAAAGTAGAGAAAGCTGGTGAGCCATAGGTTTGCTTCATAACTTAGATAGTGGAAATCAATGCTGTTCCATCTACATTTGTTTTCCAAAAGAGCATGCCAATACTGGGATTTGTTCTTTTATAGAACTTGTTTTGAAGGTATTAGTATACTATTACAATTCAAATCAGTAATTTCGTTCTATTGATGTTATAATTATTCACTCTGTCTGAGATGCACACGCATGCATGCTAATACACACACCTATATCCAATATTTTCTTAGTTTACTACTTGAAAATAATGACAAACAATAATGCCTTGCATGCAGAGGATTTTCAGCTATTTCATTATCTGACTTGACTATATTCCTTGTCTTAGGTATATGGCTTATGTTATGGACACTAATGAAGAAGAGAGAGTTAAGGTACCATATAATGGGAAAATGATTTTACCAACTTTGAGAATATGTGTAGTAGCTGTAGTTAATATTTCtggatataatttttattatactgTCTACATTTATTCTTGATTATCTAAACTACTGTTTATCTGAGCattaattaaatttgaattattgATTGCAGGGTAAAACTGTTGAGGTTGGAAGAGCACACTTTGAGACTGAGATCACTAGATTTACTATTTTGGATGCGCCAGTAAGGAGATTGCCTAGGAATTATATTGTTATTCCTTTTTCATTTAAATCAATCCTGTCTTCTATTCCTATTTAATTGTTTGTAGGATAATTGATAATACTTTTCAAAATTGAGATATTTTCTGTAACCTTTTTTGTGGCTTTGTTGAAATGTTTTCATTTAGCACCTGTTTTACACTATAGAACACTATtcacattttaaaaaattaatttttttttcctcaAGTGAAATGCATCTACTTGAATTCAGATTTGGATAcgttttttcctttttaattaagACTAACTACAGTTTTGCATTGACCACTTAGGGTCACAAAAGTTATGTTCCTAATATGATCAGTGGTGCATCCCAAGCAGATATTGGTGTGTTGGTAAGTTAGATCTAGTGCCTTTCCTTTTAATGCCTTAATACAATGTACGAATTGCATGTTTTGAATTTTTACACTTCCTCTTGTCTCTTTATTAGGTGATTTCTGCTCGTAAAGGAGAATTTGAAACCGGATACGAGAGGGGTGGGCAGACGCGTGAACATGTGCAGTTGGCAAAGACTTTGGGTGTCGCAAAGCTACTTGTAGTAGTTAATAAGATGGATGACCCTACTGTCAACTGGTCTAAAGAAAGGTGTTTTGCATGCGTTTTCATAACTAGTCTTAGCTTGTTTGCTGTCTTTTGTGTACATTTTTTGTTGTGGATTTTCATATTGTATTGATAGATGTCTTATTCCTCAGGTACGATGAAATTGAGTCAAAGATGACACCTTTTCTGAAGTCTTCGGGTTACAATGTGAAGAAAGGTATTCGAAGTGTTGCTTTTTAACAATTTGCAAGTTGCAATATTTTCTTGGTGATATTTTCGAGATTGTAGAACTGGTCCTTTATGTCATAACAATGACGTAGTGAGATATTGACTCCAGTCCAATCAACAGAAAAGCTGGTTTCAATTAGTTTACgatttatttcttctttttttccctaatttttaaagttaaataccttatttattcttaattttcattaatattattaaataccTTGTTCTTCTTTTAATTCTTTCCTCCTATCCTAAGGCATCGCTCTGTTGTTTAAAAACAGAGGAAAAGTTGCTCTTTTTTAGTTTTCAAAAACAGAGTATCGTCTTCctccattttttttaaatttgtaaaattttttcatttatgtaatCTTTCTCAGGCTTTTTATCTTAATGAGGTTTATATTCTATGTTATATTCTTGCTTAATTTGCTGAGAATATAATTAATGCTTTAAAACCAGTTATTTTATTAGTTATTCTTGTTTGAACTTGCAGACGTTCAGTTCCTACCAATATCTGGTCTTCTTGGTTCAAACATGAAAACTAGAGTAGATAAGAGTATATGCTCTTGGTGGAATGGTCCTTGCCTATTTGAAGCCCTTGATTGTATTGAAGTTCCTCTTAGAGATCCCAAAGGTCCATTTAGGTATTGATCTATTGTCTATCTTCCAGAGCAGGATTACTGCCCTCACTACTTATGTGTTTGGTTCTAGTTCCTGCCATCTTTAAGTAGCATGCATTGCTGAATTCTTGGCCATCTTATTTTATGATGCATCTGTTGATTTGTTGCTATTGGTCTGTAGGATGCCTATACTTGACAAATTCAAAGACATGGGAACTGTTGTTATGGGAAAGGTAGAATCTGGCAGTGTGTGTGAGGGTGATTCCTTATTAGTTATGCCAAACAAGGTGCTTTAGCTTTGgaactttttaattatttttgtgtgtatatgttcattattttttaaaattatgtggGGTCTGAGGATTTTATGCGTGTATTTCAGGCTCAAGTGAAAGTTGTAGCTGTATATTGTGATGAAAATAAGGTCAGATGTGCAGGACCTGGTGAAAATTTACGGGTTAGATTATCTGGGATTGAAGAAGAGGACATATTGTCAGGTTTTGTCCTGTCAAGCGTTGGTAAGTTTTCCTTGGAGTTCTCTGATAACTTTTAGAATCCCTTTCTGTTGTCTTGattgttttttattaaaattaagtcCTACTTCTCCATTAGTTTTGgggtttaatattatttttgcttTGTGCAGTAAAACCAATACCTGCTGTCACTGAATTTACAGCCCAGCTGCAGATTCTTGAGTTGCTTGAGAATGTATGAGTGAATGTTATTTTCTGTATTACTTGATCAATAAACTCGATACATTTCAAGTATAATGATTGGATGTTTTTATTGTTTAGGCTATTTTTACAGCTGGCTATAAGGCTGTCTTGCACGTTCATTCCGTTGTTGAGGAATGCGAGATAGTTGAACTATTACAGCAAATTGATCCAAAAACAAGGAAACCCATGAAAAAGAAAGTTCTTTTTGTGAAGAATGGTGCCGTTGTTGTATGTCGTGTTCAGGTTCGGAATTCTTTTAATATACCAAAATGGGTATTTGTTTTTTGTCCGTTCAATTTTTTGTGTAACCAAGTAATTTTTGGGGGGAAGGAGGGGTAGTTGGGGTGGGGCTATAATTGTCTAAGGTAGGAACTAATTGAAGATCTTGTCTTCTTTCAAGAAGAGTAGAAACAGAAATAATAGGATAGCATTATTAACTAATGATAAGCCACATATAATGCTTTTTCTGGGGCTCCATACATGATAAAAAAAATACTTGAATTAATTAGAATCAGGCAGCTGGTGCGTAATTCTCTAAGTAGATTAAACTGTCATTATGTCATATTAACCTATTAGTTTGATTCTTATTCTTTCTTTGCACATTGAGTGAGTTATGGATAGTGTTATTAATTGAAGAAAAGGAAGTTTCAGAACTGAATACGTTGGCTGCATTGATCTCCATATGTCTTGTCTTGGGCTTGATAAATActattttccttttttcttaGGTTAACAACTCAATTTGTGTTGAGAAGTTCTCAGATTTTCCTCAACTTGGGAGGTTCACTCTTCGTACAGAAGGTAACAGAAAaggcttttttttctttttcctccatTGTTGATAAGTATTCATTCTTGGGAGCCATGGGGTCTTATGAATTGTTGTATCTATACAGGAAAAACCATTGCAGTGGGAAAAGTCACTGATCTTCCTGTTGCTTAAAACAATTTTGTTCTTAGAGTTGAGAATATAAAGGTTGGCTATTTCTGCTACTTGAAGTTTTTATTGGGTCAGGGTGATTTTCGCACGGTATTTGTCCAATGTATAGATGACAAAGCACTGAGAAAggacaaaaataaaataagaagggTTGGGATCATTTTGTCACCTAAGTATTGCCTCATTGTTGCATCACTTTAGTGTCATCGGAGATTCATCTGCTTGGCTTGATCCCAAGCCTAATCACTtgtagcatgtataggctagttgggGAATTGGGGATTGTGTTAAAGAAATTATGGTGTTGATACTGGGTGTTTGTGCTTTTTGGATTGGGATCTTGCTGTCGATGCATGCATTATGCATTATGTGGTTTAGACTACGTTGATTACTCATGGTATTCCATGCTATTAGATTAATGCAGTCGGTTATGGCAAGTAGCAGACCCTTTTTTTTTTGGTCATACGGTCAAAGGGACTGCACTTATTTTCATAAACCCTTCATTAGCAACATGGTAACATATACATATTACTAATATGCTAATATACATACCTTGACAGGTACAAACGCGTATACCTAATCCAGTGGCAGCAGGACACCATCTCCGGGAACCATATGAATAGTTGCTTTAGATAATTGCATTACAAATATGCTTTATGTAATAGTATTTATGGGAAGATGAGATGATTAATGATGCTGCTCTGATTGTACTTTGCGGGTATTTATACATTTCATATGAGATGGGTGTATAGTATAGTATAGTATAGTATAGTATAGTACAGTACAGCATAGTTTAGTATGGTATAGCATAGCATAGCATAGCAtagcatataaataaataaatgtagtGTGAACTTGATTCCTTGCACCCGTTCTCCATTTTATAGTCACTGATGGTGTTCAATTAGTTTGGTTAAAAAGTcacttatttttgttttaatccTTGAATGCTTTGCTTATTTCCCAAAGCCAGCTGGCCGGCCATGAAGGAACTGTTCGTTTAGGTGTCATATTGCCTTCGCTGTGGAATCCAAGATAGTACTGCATTAAATAAATAGATAGATTCTACTCTGCTAATCATATTTTTCAATAACTATATACCATCAACACCATGCATCATGTGAAATAGTCAAAATTTTCAATGCCATTAAACGAGATATGATTAAAGAACCAACTTCACGATAAAACTTCCATTTGCATAGTGGCATACTCTTTCCGTAGCTTTTTGTGCCTAAAAAAAGCAATGTGTGTGTAAGGATGAATATATGTTATAGCAAATCATAGATGATCTAACTATCGAGACAGATAGACTATCTTACCTCTTTCTCCCAGTTCGTTCGAATGGTAACTATACCAAGACCAGTTGCTTGAGCAGCAAGAGCACATATGAGTCCTAGCCATAGCCCCTATTCAccatttttatcttttaatttttgcCCAAATCAATATAGCGGTTGCAAGCAAGAATGGGAAAGAAGATATGAGCTTTTACCTTTCCACCAACATTGTGTACAAAAGCTAATAAAACAGCACATGGAATTCCAACTATATAATAAGATCCCAGATTGATGTATGCTCCAAGCTTCTGCCATCCACATCCTCTAGCATTGCCTGAAATTTAGTTTCATATTAGTACTAAATAATAAGATGTTGGAAATTAAAACCTAGATCTATGGATGTCATGTTTAAGGCGATTAATTAAGTTAGCTCTTTTATCATCATGAAGTTCTAAGTGAAAGATAAAAGTGCAGTAATATACTTTTATCATCATTAAGCTGTAAGTGAGAGAAAACCTGAGAGAACACACTGGAGGGAGTCTAAAAAGTTTGAAGTTGCTACCAATGGCATCATAACCGCTACATATTTAACCACTTCTACTTCATTGCTATAAGCATGTCCCCAAATATTTCGAATCAATATCAAGATCAATCCCACCGAGAGGCCCACGCAAATGGCCACAACTATGACAACATTTACAGCTAAACGGGCTGCTTCCGGATTCCCTGCTCCTAGTTCATTTGAGACTCGAGTGCTGTACAAAATGTCCAACTCATTAAGAAAACGATAAGTAAAATGGCTGAAAATGGAAATGTTATAAGGGTGCCTCACCTTACTGCACCACTAAGCCCAAAGGGTATCATCCAAACCGTGTAAGAAGTGCTATGGCTGAAAATGGAAATGTTGAATAAGTTCGACAATTGCATTGATGAGAAACACACTAATCATTTACGAATTGTTAGCTGAAAATAGCTATTTGATGCTCAAAACTAACCAAATAGAGAGCACTGAAGTTTGTAACTTTGGATTAGGAAGTAGACCTGATAACAGAACCATCATTTCAAACGACCACATCTCTATGCTGCTCACAATCATTCCAAAACACAATTAAAAAAATCATGGCTTCATACTAATCTCAAAATTCACAATTCTTGCCCTTAAGTCTCTTACCAGACCATTATAGCAGAGGGAACAGCAAGCCTAAGAAAAGTGAAAATATTGTGAAAAGCCTCCTTAGAAAATCCTGTCCAAGTCTTGGCACATGAAGGAGACAACTTAACATACAAAACCAACAGCATGACATTGAACCAGTTGGAGATTGAATTGCCCAAGGCTGCTCCTCTAAACCCAAGCTCAGATTTGAAAACCATGACCCAACAGATGAGAATGTGAAGCAAAGTTGTGATCCCAGAGCATATCATCATTGGGAATACGATGTTTTGAGTTTGTAAGAATTTGACTAGACATTGAAGGAGACCATATGCAAATAGGCTGGGAACCATGAAACAAGCATACTCTCCAGCTGCCATTGATATATCATGATCTTGGCCCAAAAAAAGTAGAATGGGTGTAGTGTTTATCCATATAATGGCAAGGGGTATGCTGACGATTACAAGGATAAGCATTGCTTTTTGCATGTGAATACCCAGCATTGAATATTGCTTTGCCCCATATGACTGTCCGCAAAGGGTATCCAGTGCCGTTGCCATTCCCAACTATGCAAATGAAGAATAACACATAGGAATTACACTTTCCTAACATAACATACATTTTCAAATAGGCCTGTGGGTTGGTGAGGTTGGTTCCGGTGAAGTGTTTAgagttttcaatttttttggtAACTTTAGAGTTTGaattaatttgaaattaaatcattttttcatttaaattattttgaatttgaatACCTTCAAGTTTGAATATTTTATTGACAGATCAATTATGTTTAACACTTCACGTTTCAAAGTTCGTGCATCTCGAGTTTTTAGAGTTaaaatatttctatttttatctACTAAAAATTTGAAAGTTGAGAGAAGAGTTTACTAGATTTTCTTAACTATCGaacttaaaattaaatttaaaataaaatttagtacTTGGGCGAGATAATAGCAAATCACAAGACTTAAAAATGACTGGATGAAGGATAAAAAAAAGCccttagtaaaataataaatagcAATTAAGCTCTTAGGGAAAAATATTATCTTGTTGAGCTCTTAGTGTCCCTCCAAAAATAAACTAGGTCATTCTGTTAATGAAACCATTTGTTAATTAGTTTAACAGTTAACTTTGTTGATATAGCAAATGCTCACATAGTATGCTGACATGTTAGACGGTGTTAATTGAGCATACTGCAAAAAAATTGTGAGTTGAGAAGGCATGCCACGAcagcaaaattttaaaaattaataaaaatatatacttcTAAGAATAAATCTGAATAATTAATTATCCAGATTCATTTAAGATGAGtgcaaaactataaaaatatatttttataattttaaaaaaattgatttggCATATTACGTCAgcacaaaattttttaaaatttacagcATGCCACGTCAACACTATCTGACATGTCAGCATGTCAATTTGCCACATAGTAAAGTTAATGGTCAATCAGGTCAACTAATGGTGTATTTTAATAGTAGGGcctaattaatattttaaggtcaataaaattcaataagatattttttTCTTAAGAGTttaattgtatttttattaaaagCTTTTTTATctttaaaccaaaaattttaatatttaatgaaaaataatataattcTATTAATTACAGGAAATAATAACtcatcattaaaaataatttcacttcatttgatttttgataatatataaaattaaacacttttaatgcatcaaatatgaattaattgaaaataatattgATAAtgaagtaaataataacatgaagACGAAATcataaaattgaattttaaaactATAGATGATATATTATTGTGTAGACATACTCATAAAATGAAAGATTTCAATGAagctttaataattaaatttgattaacAAATATTATGCTGCTTGTCTATTTGATACCACTATCTAACAACCACGTTACCTCTATCTTTTGTTTTATCCCTGCTCTAATTCCCACCATTAACACCTATACGCATAAACGtacacaaacatatatatatatattgacgtAGACGTTCAGATCACCATGGCCGCAACACAAATTCTTTCATCATCTCCAATAAAACCAAAACAAAGACAAACTCATGTTTCAGAACTGAAGACATTAAGGGTTATCTAaatctttattttaaaaaaaaaaaaaaaaaaacaaacaaagtaTATGTATTTAAATGAGTGACATACTTACCAACAAGCTGAAACCGGTAACAGTAGCAAAGGAAGTAGCCATTGAAGCAGCAGAGAGAGGTAGCTCGCCAAGATGCCCAACCAACATCACTGATATCATCTGTATAGAGTACTGGAATAAGCTCACCCCTATGAGAGGACCTGCCAGCCATACTTGTTTCTTTGCTTCTTCCCatattattttctttcttctaaCTTCATTAATTCCATTGCTGTTCACTGCTTCGTTTTCAGGCGGTATCTGAATCAAAGCTGAAGTTAAAGACTTCCTGTCTTCTTCTCTCTCCATCTTCTTTTGAAGCACACTAAAGAAGATGATGGGGTTGTTGAGGTTTTGATTTTCCATTTAAAATAAGcaagtgttttattttttattatagttATAGACATATGTGGTGGAGCTCTTAACCAATTAATGTTAGCTTTCAGCTGGGCCTGGGATTGAAGGTGTTACCAGTAATTTCAGGATTTGTATGCTCCAACCTTCCTTCCATGGATAAGTAATTTACTCGAGCTCAACAAGTTACGTTGTTAATTAAAATCTCCAGGGTTTGGTGGGATTgggtttttattaattaaaagttttccttaaaattattattctacggttttct
This is a stretch of genomic DNA from Gossypium arboreum isolate Shixiya-1 chromosome 11, ASM2569848v2, whole genome shotgun sequence. It encodes these proteins:
- the LOC108456608 gene encoding uncharacterized protein LOC108456608 isoform X2, whose product is MGMKDEVHGRSQPGQAEPKVKNKEVVALEDAEAQEEMETNKKRHLNVVFIGHVDAGKSTTGGQILFLSGQIDDRTIQKYEKEAKDKSRESWYMAYVMDTNEEERVKGKTVEVGRAHFETEITRFTILDAPGHKSYVPNMISGASQADIGVLVISARKGEFETGYERGGQTREHVQLAKTLGVAKLLVVVNKMDDPTVNWSKERYDEIESKMTPFLKSSGYNVKKDVQFLPISGLLGSNMKTRVDKSICSWWNGPCLFEALDCIEVPLRDPKGPFRMPILDKFKDMGTVVMGKVESGSVCEGDSLLVMPNKAQVKVVAVYCDENKVRCAGPGENLRVRLSGIEEEDILSGFVLSSVVKPIPAVTEFTAQLQILELLENAIFTAGYKAVLHVHSVVEECEIVELLQQIDPKTRKPMKKKVLFVKNGAVVVCRVQVNNSICVEKFSDFPQLGRFTLRTEGKTIAVGKVTDLPVA
- the LOC108456608 gene encoding uncharacterized protein LOC108456608 isoform X1, coding for MDIEAEIRALQLDSAEDNNGVVNPEDAKLEKVEKGDEVEVEGMKDEVHGRSQPGQAEPKVKNKEVVALEDAEAQEEMETNKKRHLNVVFIGHVDAGKSTTGGQILFLSGQIDDRTIQKYEKEAKDKSRESWYMAYVMDTNEEERVKGKTVEVGRAHFETEITRFTILDAPGHKSYVPNMISGASQADIGVLVISARKGEFETGYERGGQTREHVQLAKTLGVAKLLVVVNKMDDPTVNWSKERYDEIESKMTPFLKSSGYNVKKDVQFLPISGLLGSNMKTRVDKSICSWWNGPCLFEALDCIEVPLRDPKGPFRMPILDKFKDMGTVVMGKVESGSVCEGDSLLVMPNKAQVKVVAVYCDENKVRCAGPGENLRVRLSGIEEEDILSGFVLSSVVKPIPAVTEFTAQLQILELLENAIFTAGYKAVLHVHSVVEECEIVELLQQIDPKTRKPMKKKVLFVKNGAVVVCRVQVNNSICVEKFSDFPQLGRFTLRTEGKTIAVGKVTDLPVA
- the LOC108456610 gene encoding protein DETOXIFICATION 16-like, whose amino-acid sequence is MENQNLNNPIIFFSVLQKKMEREEDRKSLTSALIQIPPENEAVNSNGINEVRRKKIIWEEAKKQVWLAGPLIGVSLFQYSIQMISVMLVGHLGELPLSAASMATSFATVTGFSLLLGMATALDTLCGQSYGAKQYSMLGIHMQKAMLILVIVSIPLAIIWINTTPILLFLGQDHDISMAAGEYACFMVPSLFAYGLLQCLVKFLQTQNIVFPMMICSGITTLLHILICWVMVFKSELGFRGAALGNSISNWFNVMLLVLYVKLSPSCAKTWTGFSKEAFHNIFTFLRLAVPSAIMVCIEMWSFEMMVLLSGLLPNPKLQTSVLSICHSTSYTVWMIPFGLSGAVSTRVSNELGAGNPEAARLAVNVVIVVAICVGLSVGLILILIRNIWGHAYSNEVEVVKYVAVMMPLVATSNFLDSLQCVLSGNARGCGWQKLGAYINLGSYYIVGIPCAVLLAFVHNVGGKGLWLGLICALAAQATGLGIVTIRTNWEKEAQKATERVCHYANGSFIVKLVL